Proteins encoded in a region of the Antedon mediterranea chromosome 2, ecAntMedi1.1, whole genome shotgun sequence genome:
- the LOC140041053 gene encoding ectopic P granules protein 5 homolog isoform X3, with product MAEAVRPRRKTKKKKKEVVKDVEEEDKQENLSEEADNLEELQEGTSQTPEGVTQSNEGTSQIPEGATHSNKDIGKEELDHKRDKEIAENENEMIEPDKLKENVAIPSETLKVDSVENVPETTATAPPVSIETDLVVLDELVPSAPPVSFEKEVTPETDNNTVLSTTNCLDIRNSEDVEHPVEVIREPSVEISHPVEEILDPLPEVTDPVVMDPPATVSNPTVESVRTSEQIRVIAQERNDEVRASSRLYPALVRQRSLTMMPFTDDELTKYYFNPMLQHHDVYVDSFVKQTNVSSHELYELLLNFFKSRTNLLAVVADIESVRKDYKKFVAEMWITEEKHITAQGKCADRFKVSETFSYSTVEFNPAKLREVERTLKLIRSFAHDTLSLCLYTSQLSQLQIESYLYLLIKKNPTLQSVTKYSPVTAHLIGQMSSEDQRQIEQLRQCISVLFSFQRRPTQDKVFIDVTRGWLKRLVAILLRLASIPDHLFILNHLLRCPAGLDQWATSFLQVHPPPQGYISERGATWGSPILDHFVDMLDYLMTPVKHREEFLSRLKVVFTPDTSKANETNPFAWTILDEDGEEDEDADSHWLLLNENDLVGLLAQFPFDKCFRHVLVMDNTDEYAIERVSSQHIMKLISFATCTINILKKGLATFNKSRYRQFVKRIGRMIRHTVQYVSDHWLNYRDWRLSCGDTEDTIPSLVSIDEQFSLKRLQLELDQFYYRATSSILSAKRLGTWQFMAEMPYNSISILMMWKLLWLLHNSGTGLNSEQAVLHGAGIDAYKWRLSDPGNRGAFDDKLAEMSMQELIYLLSTFNSMARSRPASDVVFINFITTEIFELSYVRDHTKTFCCKIGRELLSSLATTHPFIMSSLLCQVKDVFPAIGTMSMYLFRELPLHLWQPTSDDMVLVRHWLVDFAPSSVENQLARLILNHLNWGYNDQKNALALNIKLHRDVAILIIDAHCKHIATTATDGLIAGGILKVSQLASNIRSMLTTEQSFDVWAWEVLMKLHLHVNNQPRQALLPSASDTGPRDGFGDYPDIHLDPALYAIQKGVKNNTPIACYVAIAMTKIGHVVEEFITHGLKYMQVLIDASDQKMCIPLLEMVVKTFLKENKQRFLVTNDKFLQIIQSILHADANNARITQRFFHTSFPGETTKCFSSMIIKLLQDFQTSEQQPDVIVAFWLNVLTHNKDWHEDLDTQYVMNALLQVAFRIKDGIKVAVDLIFALYKSSLINSKNQGLFSSVLSYVTTSVPQPTFLYAQSSQYVWLTYAILLAERRYLEDLQLHQFVYKELNDNSKSNPEAALKKGANKLKVGFSPAIQRLPIYRWASQVLDMDMNHPLLPIMWQRFFGLYLMRLEAQPGLPARGSIGQQFFASLMNVSLLKRLKKHLTATADYHHNLSNRMSMSNRNGDEDGSGTPPELTEEYKSEAQFHKKLVTLYQTFALWIEEPLLHDPQMYLPSLPEQYNADHLRLLFTNDQQPWLEYVDTGRIDFEILDQVKFWLKLSSSDVPDIGNASINNHNETATNRILNHLESYDKSQGPPEVTSAEAPVPEVKREMLTSENELVASLHQHFVLLVEYASCFTKRETIHVSLDCTYAELSPKLQYNETTEKRLRIPCSSAFNPAHRCDGPAVITVTYQEKKVNNTVFSKLEENRNEFQRLLEESQTPPADDIVTAAVFVENTITDLINFNRTAEGEDYEKSKKTGIDLFYYFANRTTEDVRHYPPTRQFFSSCIEILGQEFIRNTPDQAVPLLDLIISNLALANLLSPNFRPSACAEEFVSMYSKVVSVTINGSQDLAVMLLTKFDINMWLRKCSPDRNKCHHLIEIIGEALSLCKQEIDSKLLTQFEMYRSHLQVLLTHQFPENFNSVLQLLLKGSQAETLHPNIWYDFLNTIGCPVSHLDESLSNVDFTQVVMQTSSSLTLVHVQETIAWLSTFFSKLRNTNPDLAKFGLYSQWKVYIQPLANLFRFLITVYIVHESARIVELQQNLEQGIQSQWMVICGLFAPWIDTVPVPSPSDPSKTIFLPAWVEVDWPLGAILVAIFAEAVRSLTIQFQPYLAASGKDAMSLLLFYYANSLAKKDVTEDALQIYNRRFQALPWHQYHPDIHCMDLMLKMYESNPPGCFVFLSNILPMMNWPAILQYYTQTEHPTTVTRFSSNFLSILIMLASNKNIMTKPLSKVPAFIASAQSLDWHWLDAQSFEAATQWQIENSDPRDILCARGYVNNNITENSRVQYGLSLLRAIAGFNSESADWPEGSLKRHSYVNLLISLLCKVSHMKDVNQDMFESIIHNLLNDIEIVGTAGGLTMDQNVELVSLITTVLSLLNNCNPIGGLLTVAQESILKWIAVTSSSMVLPFITAACRALASIKEMALLIEVCIYTHFKAADLSVENKFGWGPVLGVLEVPELSPQEFLVECEMNSCYLIMYAYILQNLPKCKSLEEELALLTTFINWNMHCKPRRENEVKLLLWWNKIIELCLRQVEFGAKQELIVRTLNNFIPAIAVLGEDKKSGGILGAIGLGKRSDLSIKFRLAARVLAAYVAVQIPGDTGLRLEPNSPGAILPGTKLSSPTGPKGSRPSALALQTFKTLETTIDNKAYFNIRDTALFARKFLQDPTHTLRDTNTLLSHVAVNLYPNERCLAVVNRANDS from the exons ATGGCAGAGGCAGTAAGGCCCCGacgaaaaactaaaaaaaag aaaaaagaaGTTGTTAAAGATGTCGAGGAGGAAGATAAACAAGAGAATCTTTCAGAAGAAGCTGACAACTTAGAAGAATTACAAGAAGGGACTAGCCAAACACCTGAGGGGGTTACACAATCAAATGAAGGAACTAGCCAAATACCTGAAGGAGCTACACATTCAAATAAAGATATCGGTAAAGAGGAACTAGATCATAAAAGAGATAAAGAGATTGCGGAGAATGAAAACGAAATGATTGAACCAGACaaattgaaagaaaatgttGCTATCCCATCAGAAACATTAAAAGTAGATAGCGTAGAAAATGTACCTGAAACAACTGCCACAGCTCCTCCTGTATCAATAGAGACTGATCTTGTAGTACTGGATGAGCTGGTGCCCTCTGCTCCACCAGTTAGCTTTGAGAAAGAGGTTACCCCAGAGActgataataatactgtactgagTACTACTAATTGTTTAGACATTAGAAATAGTGAGGATGTTGAACATCCAGTAGAAGTCATCAGAGAACCTTCAGTTGAAATCTCACATCCAGTTGAAGAGATCTTGGATCCTTTACCAGAAGTTACAGATCCAGTTGTAATGGATCCTCCTGCAACAGTCTCAAATCCTACAGTTGAAAGTGTTAGAACATCCGAGCAGATTAGAGTTATTGCGCAAGAAAGGAATGACGAAGTGAGGGCATCCAGCCGGTTGTATCCTGCTCTGGTGAGGCAACGGAGCCTAACCATGATGCCATTCACTGATGACGAACTAACAAAGTATTATTTTAACCCCATGCTGCAGCATCACGATGTCTATGTTGACAGTTTTGTTAAG CAAACTAACGTATCTAGTCATGAACTATATGAATTGTTGTTAAACTTCTTCAAATCAAGAACAAACCTTCTTGCTGTTGTTGCGGATATTGAAAGTGTCAGAAAGGACTACAAGAAGTTTGTTGCTGAAATGTGGATAACGGAAGAAAAACACATTACTGCACAG GGTAAATGTGCAGATAGATTTAAAGTTTCCGAAACATTCTCGTATTCCACGGTAGAATTTAATCCTGCCAAGCTGCGCGAGGTAGAGAGGACGTTGAAACTGATACGTTCATTCGCTCACGACACACTCTCGCTGTGCCTGTACACCTCTCAACTATCTCAGCTGCAGATTGAGTCttatttgtatttgttgatTAAAAAGAATCCAACGTTACAGAGTGTTACTAAATACTCTCCTGTTACAG CTCacctgattggtcaaatgagtTCGGAAGATCAACGACAGATTGAGCAACTTCGTCAATGTATATCCGTTTTATTTTCATTCCAACGACGACCTACTCAGGACAAGGTGTTCATTGACGTAACCAGAGGCTGGCTAAAGAGACTA GTTGCAATATTGCTACGACTTGCTAGCATACCTGACCATCTGTTCATATTAAATCATCTTCTACGATGTCCAGCTGGACTTGACCAGTGGGCAACCAGTTTCCTACAAGTGCATCCACCACCCCAGGGATACATTAGTGAAAGAGGTGCAACATGGGGTAGCCCCATACTTGATCATTTTGTAGATATGTTAGACTATCTCATGACACCTGTTAA ACATCGTGAAGAGTTTTTATCACGGTTGAAAGTTGTATTTACGCCAGATACAAGCAAAGCAAATGAAACCAATCCATTTGCCTGGACCATTCTAGATGAAGACGGTGAAGAG gATGAAGATGCTGATAGTCACTGGTTGTTGCTGAATGAGAATGACTTGGTTGGTTTACTTGCTCAGTTTCCATTTGACAAATGTTTTAGGCATGTTCTTGTCATGGATAACACAG ATGAGTATGCCATAGAGCGTGTTAGCAGCCAACACATAATGAAGTTGATATCATTTGCTACGTGTACTATTAACATATTGAAGAAGGGTCTGGCCACATTCAACAAATCAAGGTATAGGCAGTTTGTGAAAAGAATTGGCCGAATGATCAG ACATACTGTACAATACGTTTCGGATCATTGGTTGAACTACCGTGATTGGCGGCTGTCTTGCGGTGATACGGAGGACACAATTCCTTCTCTCGTTTCAATTGATGAGCAGTTCTCTTTGAAGCGTTTGCAGTTAGAACTTGATCAGTTTTATTACCGAGCCACATCAAGTATTTTATCAGCTAAAAG ACTGGGAACTTGGCAGTTTATGGCTGAAATGCCATATAACAGCATATCAATACTAATGATGTGGAAGTTACTATGGTTACTGCATAACAGTGGCACAGGTCTAAACAGTGAGCAAGCGGTTCTACATGGAGCAGGTATTGATGCCTACAAGTGGAGACTCTCTG ACCCTGGTAATCGTGGCGCATTTGATGACAAACTGGCTGAGATGTCTATGCAGGAGCTGATCTACCTCTTGTCCACGTTTAACAGTATGGCACGCAGTCGACCAGCTTCAGACGTTGTGTTTATTAACTTCATTACCACTGAGATCTTTGag CTTTCATATGTTAGGGATCATACCAAGACATTTTGCTGTAAAATTGGACGAGAATTACTGTCTAGCCTGGCAACCACTCATCCATTTATTATGTCTTCATTGTTGTGTCAGGTAAAAGACGTTTTCCCGGCGATTGGCACG atgtcCATGTACCTGTTTAGAGAGCTTCCCTTGCATCTATGGCAACCAACATCAGATGACATGGTGCTGGTTCGTCATTGGTTGGTTGACTTTGCACCAAGCAGTGTGGAAAACCAATTGGCACGCTTGATTTTGAATCATTTAAATTGGGGTTACAATGATCAG aaaaatgctCTTGCTTTGAACATCAAGTTGCATCGCGATGTTGCCATCCTTATTATTGATGCACACTGTAAACACATTGCTACGACAGCAACTGACGGTCTTATAGCGGGAGGTATattgaag GTATCGCAGCTAGCTTCCAATATTCGTTCCATGTTAACGACGGAGCAATCATTTGACGTGTGGGCGTGGGAAGTTCTCATGAAGCTTCACCTTCACGTTAACAATCAACCACGACAAGCTTTGCTGCCATCGGCAAGTGACACCGGTCCTCGTGACGGATTTGGAGATTATCCAGATATCCATTTGGATCCAGCTTTGTACGCCATTCAAAAGGGAGTAAAGAATAACACACCAATAGCTTGTTATGTTGCTATAGCGATGACAAAGATAGGTCATGT TGTTGAGGAGTTCATAACGCATGGTCTTAAGTACATGCAAGTGTTAATAGATGCCAGTGACCAAAAGATGTGTATTCCACTGCTGGAAATGGTGGTGAAGACATTCCTTAAGGAGAATAAGCAGAGGTTCTTAGTTACTAATGATAA GTTTCTTCAAATCATTCAGTCCATCTTGCACGCAGACGCCAACAATGCTAGAATCACTCAGAGGTTCTTTCACACTTCGTTTCCAGGAGAGACTACCAAATGTTTTTCCAGTATGATCATT AAACTTCTCCAAGATTTCCAAACGTCAGAGCAGCAACCGGATGTGATAGTTGCTTTTTGGTTGAATGTGTTGACACATAACAAGGATTGGCACGAGGACTTGGACACGCAGTATGTTATGAATGCTCTGCTTCAAGTTGCTTTCAGGATTAAAGATGGCATCAAGGTGGCAGTGGATCTCATCTTTGCCCTTTACAAG TCATCGTTGATTAATTCCAAGAATCAAGGTTTATTTTCATCGGTGTTAAGTTACGTGACAACAAGCGTCCCTCAGCCAACATTCCTGTACGCTCAGAGCAGTCAGTACGTGTGGCTAACTTACGCAATCTTGTTGGCAGAACGTAGATACTTGGAAGATCTTCAACTGCATCAGTTTGTTTATAAAGAGCTTAATGACAATTCTAAATCAAACCCAGAAGCTGCTCTTAAG aaaGGTGCTAATAAGTTGAAGGTAGGCTTCTCCCCAGCCATTCAGCGGTTACCAATTTACAGATGGGCTTCACAGGTACTTGACATGGACATGAACCACCCATTACTACCAATCATGTGGCAACGATTCTTTGGCTTGTACCTAATGAGGCTAGAAGCGCAGCCTGG GCTTCCAGCCCGTGGTAGCATTGGACAGCAATTTTTTGCCAGTCTCATGAATGTGTCATTGCTTAAACGATTAAAGAAACATCTAACAGCCACTGCAGACTACCACCATAACCTGAGTAATCGCATGAGTATGTCAAATCGTAACGGTGACGAAGACGGGAGTGGGACCCCACCAGAGCTGACAGAAGAGTACAAGTCAGAAGCGCAGTTTCATAAAAAACTTGTCAC CCTTTACCAGACCTTTGCTTTATGGATAGAAGAGCCATTATTACATGACCCACAGATGTACCTTCCATCTCTACCAGAACAATACAATGCTGATCATTTAAGACTTTTATTCACAAACGATCAGCAGCCATGGTTAGAATACGTAGATACAGGTCGAATTGACTTTGAAATCCTTGATCAGGTCAAGTTCTGGCTGAAGCTGTCCAGTTCTGACGTGCCTGATATTGGCAATGCATCAATCAACAACCACAATGAAACGG CTACCAATAGGATCTTGAACCACCTTGAAAGTTACGACAAATCTCAGGGCCCACCAGAAGTGACGTCAGCAGAAGCGCCAGTCCCAGAAGTAAAACGTGAAATGTTAACGTCAGAAAATGAACTCGTAGCGAGtttacatcaacattttgtATTACTAGTAGAATATGCAAG ctGCTTTACCAAAAGAGAAACTATTCATGTTAGTTTAGATTGTACTTATGCAGAGCTGTCTCCAAAACTACAATACAACGAAACTACTGAG aaACGACTACGCATTCCATGTTCTAGTGCCTTTAATCCAGCACATCGTTGTGATGGCCCAGCAGTCATCACTGTAACA TACCAAGAGAAAAAAGTAAACAACACTGTATTCAGCAAGTTGGAAGAAAACCGAAATGAATTCCAGCGTTTATTAGAAGAATCACAGACACCGCCGGCGGATGATATCGTAACAGCAGCGGTATTTGTTGAAAACACAATCAc TGATTTGATAAACTTCAACCGTACAGCAGAAGGAGAGGATTATGAGAAAAGCAAGAAGACCGGCATTGATTTGTTCTACTATTTTGCTAATCGCACGACTGAAGATGTTCGCCACTACCCTCCTACACGACAGTTCTTCTCATCTTGTATAGAAATATTGGGACAG GAATTTATACGCAACACCCCAGACCAAGCTGTGCCTCTGCTGGACCTCATCATCAGTAACCTAGCCCTCGCTAACCTTCTATCCCCTAACTTTAGGCCTAGTGCTTGTGCTGAGGAGTTTGTATCCATGTATTCTAAGGTTGTCAGTGTAACTATCAATGGTAGTCAGGACCTTGCAGTTATGCTGCTAACAAAG TTTGACATTAATATGTGGTTGAGAAAATGTTCTCCTGACCGCAACAAGTGTCACCATCTCATTGAGATCATCGGTGAAGCTTTGAGTCTGTGTAAACAAGAGATCGACTCCAAACTACTGACTCAGTTTGAGATGTATCGCTCACATCTTCAAGTCTTGTTAACTCACCAATTTCCCGAAAATTTTAACAGTGTTTTACAATTACTACTCAAAG GTAGCCAAGCAGAAACGTTGCATCCTAATATTTGGTATGACTTTTTAAACACCATTGGATGCCCTGTGAGTCACCTTGATGAATCCCTTAGCAACGTTGACTTCACTCAGGTTGTCATGCAAACCTCATCCTCCCTTACATTAGTTCAT GTACAAGAAACAATAGCATGGTTGAGTACATTTTTCAGCAAGTTAAGGAACACTAACCCAGACCTAGCTAAGTTTGGACTCTACTCACAGTGGAAAGTGTACATCCAACCGTTAGCAAACCTATTCAGGTTTCTTATCACAGTGTACATTGTGCATGAATCTGCTAGAATAGTTGAACTTCAACAAAATCTTGAACAAG GCATCCAAAGTCAGTGGATGGTAATATGTGGACTTTTTGCTCCATGGATCGACACGGTTCCAGTACCGTCTCCATCTGA cccatcaaaaacaatttttctgCCTGCGTGGGTTGAGGTAGACTGGCCATTAGGAGCTATTCTAGTGGCTATATTTGCTGAGGCGGTTAGGAGTTTGACAATACAGTTTCAAC CGTATCTGGCAGCCTCTGGCAAAGATGCAATGTctcttttgttgttttattacgCAAACTCGCTAGCAAAGAAGGATGTCACAGAGGACGCTCTTCAAATTTACAACCGACGATTTCAGGCATTACCATGGCATCAATATCATCCAGATATTCATTGTATGGACCTCATGTTAAAG ATGTATGAGTCCAATCCACCTGGTTGCTTTGTGTTTCTTAGCAACATCCTACCTATGATGAATTGGCCAGCAATACTTCAGTACTATACCCAAACAGAACATCCGACCACCGTCACTCGATTCTCTTCAAACTTTTTATCTATCCTGATTATGTTAGcatcaaataaaaatatcatgACAAAGCCG cTCAGTAAAGTACCAGCCTTCATTGCAAGTGCTCAATCGTTGGATTGGCATTGGTTGGACGCACAATCCTTTGAAGCGGCCACTCAGTGGCAGATAGAAAACTCGGACCCTCGGGACATTCTGTGCGCCAGGGGATACGTCAACAACAACATTACAGA GAATTCACGTGTTCAGTATGGTTTGAG CTTACTACGTGCAATTGCTGGTTTCAATTCCGAGTCAGCAGACTGGCCAGAGGGATCATTGAAACGCCACTCCTATGTGAACCTTTTGATTAGTCTGCTGTGTAAGGTGTCACACATGAAAGATGTGAACCAGGATATGTTTGAGAGCATCATCCACAATCTTCTCAATGATATTGAGATTGTTGGCACTGCAG GTGGACTGACCATGGACCAGAATGTTGAATTAGTATCGTTGATCACCACAGTACTAAGTCTTCTTAATAACTGCAATCCCATTGGTGGACTCTTGACCGTGGCTCAAGAAAGTATTTTGAAGTGGATTGCAGTGACGTCCAGTAGCATGGTGTTACCGTTCATAACCGCTGCTTGTCGGGCATTAGCGTCAATTAAGGAGATGGCGCTGCTCATTGAGGTCTGCATATACACTCATTTCAAAGCAG CTGATTTGAGTGTAGAAAATAAGTTTGGCTGGGGGCCAGTGCTTGGAGTGTTGGAAGTGCCAGAACTATCTCCTCAAGAGTTTCTTGTGGAATGTGAAATGAATAGCTGTTACCTTATTATGTATGCGTATATCCTGCAAAACCTACCAAAGTGTAAGAGCTTAGAAGAGGAGCTTGCGTTACTTACAACATTCATCAACTGGAATATGCATTGTAAACCAAG ACGAGAAAACGAGGTAAAGCTGCTGCTGTGGTGGAACAAGATCATTGAACTGTGTCTACGTCAGGTGGAATTTGGAGCAAAACAAGAACTTATTGTACGCACACTCAACAACTTTATCCCCGCTATTGCTGTTCTGGGAGAGGACAAGAAATCTGGAGGAATTCTCGGTGCAATTGGTCTCGGAAAACGATCGGATTTATCAATAAA ATTCCGATTAGCAGCACGTGTTCTTGCAGCGTACGTAGCCGTTCAAATACCTGGTGACACAGGCCTAAGATTAGAACCCAACTCACCTGGAGCCATCCTGCCCGGCACAAAGCTTTCATCACCAACTGGGCCTAAAGGTTCTAGGCCTAGCGCTCTGGCATTACAAACATTCAAAACTCTGGAAACTACAATAGATAATAAGGCTTATTTTAACATCAGAGACACCGCCCTCTTTGCGAGGAAGTTTCTTCAAGATCCTACGCACACGTTACGAGATACGAACACGTTGCTGTCACATGTTGCAGTTAACTTATACCCAAATGAACGTTGTTTAGCTGTTGTTAACCGAGCCAATGACagttaa